The genome window GCCAAACGACGCAACTCCTCATCCAGCGCCGCCAACACCGCGGCGTCGCCCGCCCGATAGCGGGAACGGATGAGTGCCTGCTGCCGCAGGATTTTTCCCCGCACCCAGACAGCGGCAATCTGCGCGCGTTCGGTTTCGCTCAGTGCAGCCCAGCAGCGGTGCTGCGCAGCCAGTATCCGGTTTTTGCGCGCCGCTTGCCGTTGCCCCAACAGCACCACGGGTCTGCGTTTTGGTGTCGCGATCAGAATCGGCACGTCCGCTTCGGCGCATGCTTCGATCGCAGCAGTGGTGAGCGTCGCCGGCGCCAAGACAAATAGGTGCGAAAGCAGCCGCAACGGGTGGCGCTGGGTTTCACTTTCACGGCCGCTCACCACCACCGCGCCATTTTCCAGCCCAATGCGCTGCCCTGGGGTCGTGAGGTAGAGGGCCTGTGCCGTCTCTTTGGAGGTAGGCGTCGCCCTTTGCGTCGCCATTGGAGAAAGCGGCGTACAGAGAAACCGCCCCAAAGAAAACGAAAGACGATCCCCCGTGCCCACCGCCGCCAGCAACCCCAACCAGAATTGCCACTCGGGATCGGCAAAAAAGGCCAGGCGGCCCACACCGCCGTTGAGGAAAAAGGGATTCCCGTTCTGCGAGCGCGAACGATGCACGCATCGCCAGTATTGCCAGTCAATGGGCACAATACGCGCGACGGGCGGAAGAAGCGGCTGGGCACCAAACAGTTTCGCAATGCGTTTTTGTGCGGCACACTGCCATTGGTGCGGCGCGACCGTCTGTTTGTCTGTCGTGCCTTTGAGGTGAAACGGCGTGAGAAACTCCAGCAGCCACCCATCAGAGGAGACGATCGCTTGGGCGGTTTCGTACCGCCACGGCGTTGCGGTTCGGAAAACGAAATGGGTGTGGGCAGCAGCCGGTTCGTTCAACCGTTGCGCCAATTGTGCGGTCAGGCGCTGCCCCGCTTCCGGCTCTTCGGCAAAGAGTTGCAACGCCACGGTCACCTCTTCGCCGGGCTGGTAGCGCCAATCGGTGGCTCGCTTCTGCGGCAGATGCCAAAGCAGTGGTTCGT of Hydrogenophilus thermoluteolus contains these proteins:
- the cas1 gene encoding CRISPR-associated endonuclease Cas1, producing the protein MIKPYAWWAAEVTLIAVSTPRRSHFLSVFEALVKGAAEAAAVNEPLLWHLPQKRATDWRYQPGEEVTVALQLFAEEPEAGQRLTAQLAQRLNEPAAAHTHFVFRTATPWRYETAQAIVSSDGWLLEFLTPFHLKGTTDKQTVAPHQWQCAAQKRIAKLFGAQPLLPPVARIVPIDWQYWRCVHRSRSQNGNPFFLNGGVGRLAFFADPEWQFWLGLLAAVGTGDRLSFSLGRFLCTPLSPMATQRATPTSKETAQALYLTTPGQRIGLENGAVVVSGRESETQRHPLRLLSHLFVLAPATLTTAAIEACAEADVPILIATPKRRPVVLLGQRQAARKNRILAAQHRCWAALSETERAQIAAVWVRGKILRQQALIRSRYRAGDAAVLAALDEELRRLARCQRVAAVRGVEGSAARRYYPWLATQHAAWGRWQGRSRPAKDLLNALLNFGYTLLIPVVERWVRVEGLDPYLGALHSSAGRYPSLVFDVVEPFRAAVDRLILALWGRRQIDEADFLPDAASWRLSPDARRTFLLAFDKMVRGGERPLEQEIRSVVASLRQAIEHDQVREWVEKTYYF